The genomic region CCCCGCTGTCTCCGTGCTGCCGGCGGCGGCTTGGATTTGGATTTGCGCCATCGCGCCACGACCGCGAATCCCCGTCGAAGTGGCGTTGGGGATGTGGGTTCGGAGGCCGATTCCGCACGGGGATCGGACCGTTCGGTCCTTCCCGCCAATGATAGCCGTCCGGCGGGTCTCCGTATCCACGCGCGTGTGCTTGACGGTGGCCAGCGGACGTCGGCTCGGCGGACCCGGGCGGGCCAGCTGCGTCACTTCGATCTCCGGCCCGTCTCCCGGAGGTTGCCTCGTCCCCTCCCTCGTCGCTTGCAGACTGGGTGGGTCCACAGTCATCCAGACCTCGCACGTCTACACGTGATTCCGGACGCCAGGCGTATGCGTAGACGTTCGGTGCGCCTTGCTCCCCGATCGGATCGACCTGGAGGTAGCGGCCGAGCCAGGGGGAGTAGTAGCGGAAGCGGTTGTAGTGGAGGCCGAGCTCGGGGTCCCACCAGTGGCCGGGGAAGCGGAGGGGCTGGTAGAAGTCGTGGCCCTTCAGGACGTGGGCGGTGCCGTAGGGCTCGACGTAGGCTTCCCAGACGGTGTCGCCGGCGTCGTCGACGACCTTCTCGGGGCAGCCGCGCTGGTCGGTGAAGAGGTAGTAGCGCTGGCCTGAGGCGGGGTCGGCGTCCTCGCTC from Sandaracinaceae bacterium harbors:
- a CDS encoding RHS repeat-associated core domain-containing protein, encoding SEDADPASGQRYYLFTDQRGCPEKVVDDAGDTVWEAYVEPYGTAHVLKGHDFYQPLRFPGHWWDPELGLHYNRFRYYSPWLGRYLQVDPIGEQGAPNVYAYAWRPESRVDVRGLDDCGPTQSASDEGGDEATSGRRAGDRSDAAGPPGSAEPTSAGHRQAHARGYGDPPDGYHWREGPNGPIPVRNRPPNPHPQRHFDGDSRSWRDGANPNPSRRRQHGDSGALRRGLRDQERTRRGDPTFEHPDGHEGHHVIPASVDAEHPLTSEARARGLRGRDRQPGDPVAQPDGVDRPNNGIMLPTEEAPEAARDSLPTHRRGQQRDHPEYSRRVREALNRRQAQLLEEHGSLGRVPDGELEGAVADVENDVRTVLQERGGGRHLDEIDEIDDLYPRLP